In Micromonospora sp. NBC_01813, the following are encoded in one genomic region:
- a CDS encoding DUF1707 SHOCT-like domain-containing protein has product MNSPDLRASDADREQVVHCLERHTSAGRLSLDEYADRVERALRARTQGELATVLADLPAEPAEPAEPGSADPAASHQLAVAFLIAGIALTMLTVLIVLLR; this is encoded by the coding sequence GTGAACAGCCCCGACCTGCGTGCCTCGGACGCCGACCGAGAGCAGGTCGTGCACTGCCTGGAGCGGCACACGTCGGCCGGGCGGTTGAGCCTCGACGAGTACGCCGACCGGGTGGAGCGGGCGCTGCGTGCCCGGACCCAAGGCGAACTGGCCACGGTCCTGGCGGACCTGCCGGCCGAGCCGGCCGAGCCGGCCGAGCCGGGCTCGGCCGACCCGGCCGCGTCGCACCAGTTGGCGGTGGCGTTCCTGATCGCCGGGATCGCGCTCACCATGCTCACCGTGCTCATCGTGCTGCTGCGCTGA
- a CDS encoding alpha/beta hydrolase family protein has product MHAFRPAVAGLLTVGLFTGLVAGCGTAPGRAPVFNTPASVEPTPTPGRPAPAERLAVDTRTLDLARGDRPLPVSVWYPADGDGPFPVVLFSHGLGGEPADYRAVLTEWAAAGFVVAAPTYPFTSEGSGGNALDVLNQPADASYVLDELLALDELDGDELAGRLDVERVAAAGHSAGGITTVGMFTVARDERLDAGVVLAGSALGVGTAFSGAAAPQLFIHGELDEVVSYASGKAAYDRVPWPKAMLSLPDGDHGQSLLRPGNAAYDIVLDTSTEFLRWTLYGDPAARDRLAADVPAGVAVFDDQL; this is encoded by the coding sequence ATGCACGCCTTCCGTCCGGCGGTAGCCGGCCTGCTCACCGTCGGTCTGTTCACCGGCCTCGTCGCCGGTTGCGGCACCGCCCCGGGCCGGGCGCCGGTGTTCAACACGCCCGCTTCGGTCGAACCCACGCCGACGCCGGGACGACCGGCACCGGCCGAGCGCCTCGCCGTCGACACGCGCACCCTCGACCTCGCCCGCGGTGACCGACCGCTACCGGTCAGCGTCTGGTATCCGGCCGACGGCGACGGGCCGTTCCCGGTGGTGCTGTTCAGCCACGGACTCGGCGGCGAGCCGGCCGACTACCGGGCGGTGCTGACCGAGTGGGCCGCCGCCGGTTTCGTCGTCGCCGCCCCCACCTACCCGTTCACCAGCGAGGGGTCCGGCGGCAACGCGCTGGACGTGCTGAACCAACCGGCGGACGCCTCGTACGTGCTGGACGAACTGCTCGCCCTCGACGAACTCGACGGCGACGAGTTGGCCGGACGCCTCGACGTCGAACGGGTCGCCGCCGCCGGGCACTCGGCCGGCGGCATCACCACCGTGGGAATGTTCACCGTGGCCCGTGACGAGCGCCTGGACGCCGGTGTCGTGCTGGCCGGCAGCGCGCTCGGTGTGGGTACGGCGTTCAGCGGCGCCGCCGCCCCGCAACTGTTCATCCACGGCGAGCTGGACGAGGTGGTGTCGTACGCGTCCGGCAAGGCGGCGTACGACCGGGTGCCCTGGCCGAAGGCGATGCTCAGCCTGCCCGACGGCGACCACGGACAGTCGTTGCTGCGGCCCGGCAACGCCGCGTACGACATCGTGCTCGACACCAGCACCGAGTTCCTGCGCTGGACGCTGTACGGCGATCCGGCCGCCCGGGACCGGCTGGCCGCCGACGTACCGGCCGGGGTGGCGGTCTTCGACGACCAGCTCTAA
- a CDS encoding zinc-binding dehydrogenase, whose translation MRAAFASTTDAADPLAALAVGERPEPAPPAADWAVIEVRASSLNHHDIWSLRGVGLPADRLPMILGCDAAGVDDAGNDVVVYPVVADPADPRGMSILSERHQGTFADRVTVPRANLIPKPAGLTFADAACLPTAWLTAYRMLTTRGRSDQAESVLVQGAGGGVATAAVVIAVALGKRVYATSRDAAKRDRVAALGATALAPGDRLPERVDVVIETVGAATFDHSMKSAAPGARIVVSGATSGHLPAVDLRRVFAMQLEILGTSMGTIDELADLLTLCEQRGVRPVVDTEYAFDQVRDAFAQLHAGQAFGKLVLNHQR comes from the coding sequence ATGCGAGCAGCCTTCGCCTCGACCACCGACGCCGCCGATCCCCTTGCCGCGCTCGCCGTGGGCGAGCGACCCGAACCGGCACCACCGGCCGCCGACTGGGCGGTGATCGAGGTCCGGGCAAGCTCGCTGAACCACCACGACATCTGGTCGCTGCGCGGGGTCGGACTGCCGGCCGACCGGCTGCCGATGATCCTCGGCTGCGACGCGGCCGGCGTCGACGACGCCGGCAACGACGTCGTCGTCTACCCGGTGGTCGCCGACCCGGCGGACCCGCGCGGCATGTCGATCCTGTCCGAGCGCCACCAGGGCACCTTCGCCGACCGGGTCACCGTGCCCCGGGCGAACCTGATCCCCAAACCCGCCGGCCTCACCTTCGCCGACGCGGCCTGCCTGCCCACCGCGTGGCTGACCGCGTACCGCATGTTGACCACCCGGGGCCGGTCGGACCAGGCCGAATCGGTGCTGGTCCAGGGCGCGGGCGGGGGAGTGGCGACGGCGGCCGTGGTGATCGCCGTCGCGTTGGGCAAGCGGGTCTACGCGACCAGCCGGGACGCGGCCAAGCGGGACCGGGTCGCCGCGCTCGGCGCCACCGCCCTGGCACCGGGCGACCGGCTGCCGGAGCGGGTCGACGTGGTGATCGAGACCGTCGGTGCCGCCACGTTCGACCACTCGATGAAGTCCGCCGCGCCCGGCGCCCGGATCGTCGTCTCCGGTGCCACCAGCGGGCACCTGCCGGCGGTCGACCTGCGCCGGGTGTTCGCGATGCAGCTGGAGATCCTCGGCACCTCGATGGGCACCATCGACGAACTGGCCGACCTGCTCACCCTCTGCGAGCAGCGGGGTGTCCGGCCGGTCGTCGACACCGAGTACGCCTTCGACCAGGTCCGGGACGCCTTCGCCCAGCTGCACGCCGGCCAGGCCTTCGGCAAGCTCGTCCTGAACCACCAGCGTTAG
- a CDS encoding acetate/propionate family kinase: protein MTGAARILVLNCGSSSLKYQLFDGDQVVDKGVVERIGEPDGGPGDHAAALRSMAERVDLTGLAGVGHRVVHGGVRFAEPTLVTDEVVAEIERLVPLAPLHNPANLTGIAQARRLLPDVPQVAVFDTAFHRTLPPEQASYAIDADTAQRYGIRRYGFHGTSHAYVSRRTAAALGRSPVDVDVITLHLGNGASACAVAGGRSVATSMGLSPLEGLVMGTRSGDLDPAVVFHLERVAGWSIADVDRLLNQRSGLVGLTGVGDMREVLRRRDAGDPAARLAFDVYCARIRFYVGGYYALLGRVDAITFTAGVGENAAPVRAAALAGLDGLGIAVDPGRNDGGRGERRISPDDSPVQVWVVPTDEEYEIADQTRAVLGRRCGG, encoded by the coding sequence GTGACCGGCGCGGCGCGGATCCTGGTCCTCAACTGCGGCTCGTCGTCGCTGAAGTACCAGCTCTTCGACGGCGACCAGGTGGTCGACAAGGGCGTCGTCGAGCGGATCGGTGAGCCCGACGGCGGGCCGGGAGACCACGCCGCGGCGCTGCGGTCGATGGCCGAGCGGGTCGACCTGACCGGGCTCGCCGGGGTCGGGCACCGGGTGGTGCACGGCGGCGTCCGCTTCGCCGAGCCGACCCTGGTCACCGATGAGGTGGTGGCGGAGATCGAACGGCTGGTGCCGCTCGCCCCGCTGCACAATCCGGCCAACCTGACCGGCATCGCCCAGGCCCGCCGGCTGCTGCCGGACGTGCCGCAGGTGGCGGTCTTCGACACCGCCTTCCACCGGACACTGCCGCCGGAGCAGGCCAGCTACGCGATCGACGCCGACACCGCGCAGCGGTACGGCATCCGCCGGTACGGCTTCCACGGCACCTCACACGCGTACGTGTCCCGGCGGACCGCCGCCGCGCTCGGCCGGTCCCCGGTCGACGTCGACGTGATCACCCTGCACCTGGGCAACGGCGCGAGCGCCTGCGCGGTGGCCGGTGGGCGCAGCGTCGCCACCTCGATGGGCCTGTCCCCGCTGGAGGGCCTGGTGATGGGGACCCGCAGCGGCGACCTGGACCCGGCGGTGGTGTTCCACCTGGAGCGGGTCGCCGGCTGGTCGATCGCCGACGTCGACCGACTGCTCAACCAACGCAGCGGGCTGGTCGGGCTGACCGGTGTCGGCGACATGCGCGAGGTGCTGCGCCGCAGGGACGCCGGCGACCCGGCTGCCCGGCTCGCCTTCGACGTCTACTGCGCCCGGATCAGGTTCTACGTCGGCGGCTACTACGCCCTGCTGGGTCGGGTTGACGCGATCACCTTCACCGCCGGGGTCGGCGAGAACGCCGCCCCGGTGCGGGCCGCCGCCCTGGCCGGGCTCGACGGCCTCGGCATCGCCGTCGACCCGGGCCGCAACGACGGCGGCCGCGGCGAACGGCGAATCTCCCCGGACGACTCGCCCGTCCAGGTGTGGGTGGTTCCCACCGATGAGGAGTACGAGATCGCCGACCAGACCCGGGCGGTGCTGGGCCGCCGATGCGGTGGGTAG